Proteins encoded together in one Camelina sativa cultivar DH55 chromosome 9, Cs, whole genome shotgun sequence window:
- the LOC104714324 gene encoding uncharacterized protein LOC104714324, with amino-acid sequence MDWFSWLSRTNLEASLIYEYGLSFSNNELEYEDIAYFNHEFLQSMGISIAKHRLEILKLARRDRKPSPLTARSIFRVLTAIKKTGKCFSQYVRAWIRREESSRALVVVPSSSGNGRYWKGTLLKRKKRSAVMSSINGGKEERLLLTNGTPPPLLPCRLHSFSNPKVSDFDDDDTYWGNYKDVEDIKWDSMFQNLKPT; translated from the coding sequence ATGGATTGGTTCTCATGGCTCTCGAGAACAAATCTCGAAGCTTCTCTTATCTACGAGTATGGTCTCTCTTTCTCAAACAACGAGCTCGAGTACGAAGACATCGCTTACTTCAACCACGAGTTTCTCCAGAGCATGGGGATCTCAATCGCTAAGCACCGGCTCGAGATCTTGAAGCTAGCTCGCCGTGATCGTAAACCTTCTCCGCTCACTGCTCGTTCCATCTTCAGAGTCTTGACTGCGATCAAGAAGACAGGGAAATGCTTCTCCCAGTACGTCCGGGCCTGGATCCGACGAGAGGAGTCGTCTCGGGCACTCGTGGTTGTGCCGAGCAGCAGCGGGAACGGGAGATACTGGAAAGGAACGTtgctgaagaggaagaagagatcggCGGTGATGTCTAGCATTAATGGCGGAAAGGAAGAGAGACTTCTCTTGACGAATGGgactcctcctcctcttcttccttgtaGGCTCCATAGTTTCTCAAATCCCAAGGTTTCTGACTTCGACGACGATGATACTTATTGGGGGAATTACAAAGATGTTGAAGATATTAAATGGGATTCTATGTTTCAGAACCTCAAACCCACTTGA
- the LOC104714325 gene encoding probable sodium-coupled neutral amino acid transporter 6 gives MDSSYSVISKTSYVELQKPPTNNNGIPGKPRNKLLASDEESFVNDFDDSLRNGVGDEEGDDDLDFDISAYPLVQGKSSSSSNQGSGVYGAVFKLTTSIIGAGIMALPATMKVLGLVLGFVLIILMAILSEISVELLVRFAVLYKSRSYGEVVQSALGKTARVLSEICIIVNNGGVLVVYLIIMGDVMSGSLHHIGVLDQWLGNGFWDHRKVLILIVMVIFLAPLCALNKIDSLSVTSAASVALAVVFVVVCFAVATIKLIEGTINPPRLTPDFGSKKAILDLLVVIPIMCNAYVCHFNVQPIYNELEGRSPHKMNRVGRITTAICVVVYASTAISGYLLFGQDTESDILTNFDQDLGIRFSSAVNYIVRIGYILHLVLVFPVIHFSLRETVNTLLFEGSPPLSESKKRSFGLTVVLLALIYIGSTMIPNIWTAFKFTGATSAVSLGFTFPALIALRLGKQSNTLSLVERSVSWLMLILAIVVSVVGTLGNIYSLESKSD, from the coding sequence ATGGATAGCAGTTACTCAGTGATCTCCAAAACTTCTTACGTTGAGTTACAGAAACCACCGACTAATAATAATGGAATCCCTGGGAAACCCAGAAACAAGTTACTCGCTTCTGATGAAGAAAGCTTCGTTAACGATTTCGACGATTCCCTCCGCAACGGTGTCGGCGAtgaagaaggtgatgatgatctCGATTTCGATATCTCTGCTTACCCACTCGTTCAAggcaagtcatcatcatcatccaatcAAGGATCTGGTGTCTACGGTGCCGTTTTTAAGCTCACCACCTCTATTATCGGCGCAGGGATCATGGCATTGCCCGCCACCATGAAAGTTCTCGGCTTGGTTCTAgggtttgttttgattatcCTCATGGCTATTTTGTCTGAGATTAGTGTTGAGCTTCTCGTTAGATTTGCTGTTCTTTACAAGTCCAGATCTTACGGCGAGGTTGTTCAATCCGCGTTGGGCAAAACCGCTAGGGTTTTGTCAGAGATTTGTATCATTGTCAACAACGGTGGCGTTCTCGTTGTTTATCTGATTATTATGGGGGATGTCATGTCTGGCTCTCTTCATCACATTGGGGTTTTGGATCAATGGTTAGGGAATGGTTTCTGGGATCACcgtaaagttttgattttgattgttatGGTCATCTTCTTGGCTCCTCTTTGTGCTTTGAACAAGATTGATTCCTTGAGTGTTACATCAGCTGCTTCTGTTGCTCTTGCTGTTGTCTTTGTCGTTGTCTGTTTTGCTGTCGCCACCATTAAGCTCATCGAAGGCACTATCAACCCTCCTAGGTTGACTCCTGATTTTGGTTCCAAAAAGGCAATCTTGGATCTTCTTGTTGTCATTCCCATTATGTGCAATGCTTACGTTTGTCACTTCAATGTCCAGCCGATCTATAACGAGCTCGAAGGTCGATCACCTCATAAGATGAACCGAGTTGGGAGAATCACAACAGCTATTTGTGTTGTTGTCTATGCTTCAACTGCTATATCGGGGTATCTCCTCTTCGGCCAGGACACCGAATCAGACATCTTGACCAACTTTGATCAGGATCTCGGTATCCGTTTCAGCTCTGCGGTGAACTACATTGTCAGAATCGGCTACATTCTACATCTAGTACTCGTCTTCCCCGTGATCCATTTCTCCTTGAGAGAAACCGTCAATACCTTACTGTTTGAAGGATCGCCTCCTCTATCCGAAAGCAAAAAGAGATCATTTGGGCTAACTGTGGTCTTGCTGGCTCTTATTTACATTGGCTCAACGATGATCCCAAATATATGGACAGCTTTCAAATTCACAGGCGCAACATCAGCAGTTTCGCTTGGTTTTACATTCCCTGCTCTTATCGCATTACGGTTAgggaaacagagcaatacatTAAGCCTCGTTGAAAGATCTGTGTCGTGGTTGATGCTAATCTTGGCCATTGTGGTTAGCGTTGTTGGAACCCTTGGCAATATATACAGCCTCGAGAGCAAATCAGATTGA
- the LOC104714326 gene encoding trafficking protein particle complex subunit 2, which produces MANTACFIIVGRNDIPIYEAEVGSAAKREDAAQLHQFILHAALDVVQDLAWTTSAMFLKSVDRFNDLVVSVYVTAGHTRLMLLHDSRNEDGIKSFFQEVHELYIKILLNPLYLPGSRITSTHFDTKVRALARKYL; this is translated from the exons ATGGCTAACACTGCCTGTTTTATAATTGTGGGTCGGAATGATATTCCCATCTATGAAGCTGAAGTTGGATCTGCTGCCAAA AGAGAAGATGCTGCTCAGTTGCACCAATTTATATTACATGCAGCATTAGATGTTGTCCAAGACCTAGCATGGACTACAAGTGCCAT GTTCTTGAAGTCAGTTGACAGGTTTAACGATCTGGTTGTGTCAGTCTATGTTACCGCAGGCC ATACTCGGCTCATGCTCCTTCATGATTCACGCAACGAAGACGGAATCAAGAGCTTCTTCCAGGAGGTGCATGAGCTTTATATAaag ATTCTTCTGAACCCATTGTATCTGCCCGGTTCTCGGATAACATCGACACATTTTGACACCAAAGTACGTGCACTTGCAAGAAAGTATCTGTAG